In one window of Brassica rapa cultivar Chiifu-401-42 chromosome A07, CAAS_Brap_v3.01, whole genome shotgun sequence DNA:
- the LOC117126799 gene encoding uncharacterized protein LOC117126799 — MKTLSWNCRGIGNNLTVRRLKEMCQKHRPGLVFLSETKNKRLLLQNIQTDLGFDHLFTVEPLGLSGGEMLSWVGKRAGGSTVRCRLDRAVGNADWHEKFPHSAVKYMRLWGSDHRPILADILIKPTRRSKKFKFDKRWLDNEELRCRRALSEWRRQNNVNSAKLVEELKEKVEGLYAHDSATTEEIAAALKELSDALKAEEIRARNKITQLLDENGNVVEDEEGLVAIATSYFRQIFESSNQEEIEEALAQVPTTITGDMNANLTAPISEWEVKLALFAMHPEKAPGPDGMTALFYQKFWDIVKEDLTLMVNNFLFEGVVAKGLNDTNICLIPKVMKPNAMAQFRPISMCNVSYKIISKVLCQRLKKVLPGLISEIQSAFVAGRQISDNVMIAQEMFHALRTKPSGRNKRMAIKTDMSKAYDRMEWSFIEVVLRKMGFSEIWISWVMRCITSVKYKVLMNGEPRGNITPEVMKVVRRYGKASGQCINFDKSSLLFGKRINATTRQEIKDALGIQNEGGMGTYLGIPEDISGSKCKLFAFLKDKLMHRVNGWTGRWLSKGGKEVLIKSILLALPTYVMSTFLLPLEICENLASAIAQFWWSSNPPKRGIHWAKWEKVCLPREEGGIGFRMIHEFNLALLAKQMWRLVQVPNSLVARVLRGRYYNLSSPLRVNAVTSPSYVWTSISAARKLLLLGIRQKKHSGYEVKVWVDPWIPLSPARPAVPIAPVMHPNMRISDLIDQESKDWDVGLLENYVHLADIPFIRSLAISSTHRRDTFCWDFTRNGQYTVKSGYWVAQNLLKITEEKDVLEPSITKLQAFAWKLKAPTKICHLIWQLVTGHVAVTRNLIRRNMRCDNYCPRCGEVEETVTHAIFECPPALQAWSLSSTPTGPNIFPVSSVYTNMDYLFWRKNSIIGPEYDRDPYPWIIWYIWKARNEKLFRGTDRDPLELVRHAESECQAWFDANDVVQTEAQDNISEEPQVVRLRNICLLDGSWTSSANFSGSGWAWMDSSGETQLMGARNLPRRESALHSEVEALRWAMENMLQYSTCQSFGTDCKELIAMIWIDPKSKQRGNSELHHIEAPPPAITEEVLTPDPRHPPRHNLTKENMHTPKRDATNETSHPDHRT, encoded by the exons ATGAAGACACTCAGTTGGAACTGTCGAGGGATTGGGAACAACCTCACAGTTCGACGCCTTAAGGAGATGTGTCAGAAGCATCGCCCAGGACTTGTGTTCCTTTCTGAGACGAAGAATAAACGGCTGTTGTTGCAAAACATTCAGACCGACTTAGGATTTGATCATTTGTTTACTGTTGAGCCACTTGGACTCAGCGGag GTGAGATGCTTTCTTGGGTGGGGAAGAGGGCAGGAGGATCAACAGTCCGATGTCGTTTAGACAGAGCTGTAGGAAATGCAGACTGGCATGAGAAGTTTCCCCACTCGGCTGTAAAGTATATGAGGCTATGGGGATCGGACCATCGTCCGATTCTTGCAGACATACTCATAAAGCCCACGAGAAGATCCAAAAAGTTTAAGTTTGACAAAAGATGGCTGGATAATGAAGAGCTACG CTGCAGGAGAGCATTGAGTGAATGGCGAAGGCAAAATAATGTCAATTCGGCAAAATTAGTGGAGGAGCTTAAAGAAAAAGTTGAAGGTTTGTATGCACATGATAGTGCCACAACTGAGGAAATTGCAGCAGCCTTAAAGGAACTCTCAGATGCCCTTAAAGCAGAAGAGAT AAGAGCAAGGAATAAGATCACACAGCTCTTGGATGAGAATGGAAATGttgttgaggatgaagaaggaCTAGTAGCCATTGCTACTAGCTATTTTAGGCAGATTTTTGAATCATCGAATCAGGAGGAAATTGAGGAGGCGCTAGCTCAAGTTCCAACAACGATCACTGGTGATATGAATGCTAACCTTACAGCCCCGATCTCTGAATGGGAAGTCAAATTAGCGCTTTTTGCCATGCATCCAGAGAAGGCTCCAGGACCAGATGGGATGACTGCACTTTTTTACCAGAAATTCTGGGACATAGTAAAAGAGGATCTAACTCTTATGGTTAATAATTTCCTCTTTGAGGGGGTGGTGGCGAAAGGACTGaatgatacaaatatatgtctCATCCCGAAGGTAATGAAGCCAAATGCGATGGCTCAGTTTAGGCCCATTAGTATGTGCAATGTCAGCTACAAGATTATCTCTAAAGTCTTATGCCAGAGGTTAAAAAAAGTACTACCAGGCTTGATATCAGAAATCCAGTCAGCCTTTGTTGCTGGGAGACAGATTTCTGATAATGTTATGATCGCTCAGGAAATGTTCCACGCATTGCGAACGAAGCCAAGTGGACGGAATAAAAGGATGGCCATCAAGACAGACATGAGCAAAGCATATGATAGGATGGAGTGGTCTTTTATTGAAGTTGTCCTGCGTAAGATGGGTTTCTCAGAAATTTGGATCAGCTGGGTCATGCGATGCATTACATCGGTGAAATATAAGGTTCTCATGAATGGAGAACCAAGAGGAAATATTACTCCAG aagttatgaaagtAGTCAGAAGATATGGCAAGGCATCTGGTCAATGTATCAACTTTGACAAATCGTCCTTACTCTTCGGTAAGCGGATTAATGCAACTACTAGACAAGAGATTAAAGATGCACTTGGGATACAGAATGAAGGTGGAATGGGAACATACTTGGGCATTCCCGAAGACATAAGTGGATCTAAATGCAAGCTTTTTGCATTCCTGAAAGATAAGCTGATGCATAGAGTGAATGGATGGACAGGTAGATGGCTCTCAAAAGGTGGAAAGGAGGTGTTGATCAAATCCATCCTGCTTGCTCTTCCGACATACGTCATGTCGACTTTCCTGCTCCCATTGGAGATATGTGAAAATTTAGCTAGTGCCATCGCCCAGTTCTGGTGGAGCTCGAATCCACCTAAGAGAGGAATACACTGGGCAAAATGGGAAAAAGTGTGCCTACCAAGAGAGGAGGGTGGAATTGGTTTCCGAATGATCCATGAGTTCAATCTGGCTCTTCTGGCTAAGCAAATGTGGAGACTAGTACAGGTCCCTAATTCTCTGGTCGCTAGAGTTTTACGGGGAAGATATTATAATTTGAGCTCTCCCTTGAGAGTAAACGCTGTGACTAGCCCATCATATGTGTGGACTAGCATTTCTGCTGCAAGAAAATTGCTACTACTGGGTATTAGGCAGAAGAAACATTCAGGCTATGAAGTTAAGGTGTGGGTGGATCCATGGATCCCATTGAGCCCCGCGAGGCCTGCTGTCCCCATAGCTCCAGTGATGCATCCTAATATGAGAATAAGCGATCTTATTGATCAGGAATCAAAGGATTGGGATGTGGGACTATTGGAGAATTATGTTCATCTTGCGGATATACCATTCATAAGGAGTTTGGCAATAAGTTCAACTCATCGTCGTGATACCTTCTGCTGGGACTTTACAAGGAATGGACAATACACGGTcaaatctggatattgggtggCCCAGAATCTATTAAAGATAACAGAGGAAAAGGATGTTTTAGAGCCTAGTATTACAAAGCTCCAAGCCTTTGCGTGGAAATTAAAGGCTCCTACgaagatatgtcatcttatatggcagtTGGTAACTGGTCACGTGGCAGTAACGAGGAACTTAATTAGACGCAATATGAGGTGTGATAATTACTGCCCAAGATGTGGAGAAGTGGAGGAGACCGTCACACATGCAATTTTTGAATGTCCACCAGCTCTTCAAGCATGGTCTTTATCATCAACTCCGACAGGCCCAAATATTTTCCCGGTTTCGAGCGTCTACACAAATATGGATTATCTATTCTGGAGGAAGAATAGTATCATTGGGCCAGAGTATGATAGGGATCCAtatccctggataatatggtacatttggaaggctaGGAATGAAAAACTCTTTAGGGGAACAGACAGAGATCCATTGGAACTAGTTAGACATGCAGAGAGTGAATGCCAAGCTTGGTTTGATGCGAATGATGTGGTACAAACTGAGGCACAAGATAATATAAGTGAGGAACCCCAAGTCGTACGCTTGAGGAATATTTGCTTGTTAGATGGCTCTTGGACATCTTCTGCTAACTTTAGTGGAAGCGGATGGGCATGGATGGATAGCTCTGGGGAGACTCAACTTATGGGAGCAAGGAACCTTCCCCGACGTGAATCAGCCTTACACTCGGAAGTAGAAGCACTACGGTGGGCGATGGAGAACATGCTACAATATTCGACCTGTCAGAGCTTTGGAACAGATTGTAAGGAACTGATTGCAATG ATCTGGATAGATCCGAAGAGCAAACAAAGGGGAAACTCTGAACTCCACCACATTGAAGCGCCACCCCCAGCCATCACCGAAGAGGTGCTCACGCCAGACCCAAGACATCCGCCTAGGCATAACCTCACGAAGGAGAATATGCACACGCCGAAAAGAGATGCCACTAATGAGACGTCGCACCCTGACCACCGCACTTGA
- the LOC117126800 gene encoding uncharacterized protein LOC117126800, with protein MDNMFTELNTKYDIVSNRIKMIDVQLAQTAESVKRQQGMLHGKSAMNPRVENCNATELRCEKAEEKDPEQLSAKTALGAEERIEQLASSEVTAPDEPIEISPVRVYVPKVPYPIPPRHLMDPISAEQLAGFMKMVRRLPQNISFEHAWEIRPLHLFFKNCRESREKIKALFTEALTPSLKVLPKVDDPGNLFFLVPLLEWNSRKLFTSWALLMCVNLVSKAIVDELGIVDVEPSQVKLAFTNSSMAVPYKTIHNLPVQVGDCMLHTEFQVVDMSKDHEMPLIFGRSFMATVGANRAIIDLPNKRVSFSNIIKKVFYKAVPIRSQIRYASCISMVNGEQLKSVPKVFGKKAEIKEVLDGDPHTDTKKLSGNAKVDEKVHKKRLKGAL; from the exons ATGGACAACATGTTCACCGAGCTGAATACAAAGTATGATATTGTGAGCAATCGCATAAAGATGATTGATGTACAACTTGCTCAAACAGCTGAGAGTGTTAAAAGGCAGCAAGGTATGCTTCATGGAAAGAGTGCGATGAATCCTAGGGTTGAGAACTGTAATGCAACAGAGCTGAGATGTGAAAAAGCTGAGGAAAAAGATCCAGAGCAACTGTCTGCTAAGACTGCTCTAGGCGCAGAAGAAAGAATAGAGCAGCTTGCTAGCTCTGAAGTGACTGCTCCCGACGAACCTATTGAGATTTCACCAGTGCGAGTCTATGTTCCTAAGGTTCCAtatccaattccacctagacATTTGATGGATCCCATTAGTGCAGAACAACTGGCCGGGTTTATGaagatggtgagaaggcttcctCAAAATATCTCATTTGAACATGCTTGGGAGATTCGACCATTGCATTTGTTCTTCAAAAACTGCAGAGAATCTCGGGAGAAAATCAAGGCACTCTTTACTGAAGCACTGACACCATCGCTGAAGGTACTGCCTAAGGTTGATGACCCTGGAAATTTGTTTTTCCTTGTTCCATTGCTGGAGTGGAATTCAAGGAAGCTCTTT ACGAGCTGGGCATTGTTGATGTGTGTAAACCTTGTCTCAAAAGCGATTGTAGACGAGCTGGGCATTGTTGATGTTGAGCCTTCTCAGGTGAAGCTGGCTTTTACCAACTCTTCCATGGCAGTCCCTTATAAAACTATTCACAATCTTCCTGTCCAGGTTGGGGACTGCATGCTCCATACCGAATTTCAGGTTGTTGATATGAGCAAAgatcatgagatgcctttgatctTTGGGAGGTCATTTATGGCTACAGTTGGAGCAAATCGAGCAATAATCGACCTGCCTAATAAGAGAGTCTCCTTCTCCAACATCATCAAGAAGGTTTTCTACAAGGCTGTCCCAATCAGATCACAAATTCGATATGCCTCTTGCATCTCAATGGTTAATGGAGAACAGTTGAAAAGTGTTCCTAAAGTGTTTGGAAAAAAGGCTGAGATCAAAGAAGTCCTGGATGGAGATCCTCACACTGATACAAAGAAACTCAGTGGAAATGCAAAGGTGGATGAAAAAGTCCACAAGAAAAGGCTCAAGGGTGCCCTATGA